The following is a genomic window from Hyphomicrobiales bacterium.
ATATGCCTGGTGGGGAGACTATGCCGCGCGCCGGCGGCTCGGCCTTTTTCTCAAGTGGCATGTCGCCATGCCCGCCGCCACGGCACTCCATGGCTATTTCCCCGGCCGCTGGCTGGGCTGGCTGGAGGACCTGCCCGCCGGGGTGGCGAACGAATGGAGCTTTCGCGGACCACGGTTCGAACGCAGCCATCCACGCGGTGAGAGGAAGGCCGTGCTCGCCCGGATGGCCGCCGTGAAAGCGCCGATCCTCGCCGTGTCGGTCACCGATGATGAACTCGGGACCCGCGCCGCGGTTCGCCGCACGCTCGGCTACTACACCGGTGCATCGCGAACGATGGTCTCGCTGACGCCGGCCGATTATGGACGGGAGGCGATCGGCCACTTCAAGCTGTTCCATGACAGCCATGCCGGCGACTTCTGGATCGATACGCTGCTTTGGCTCAGGGATGGCGTGAATCCGTGGCCGCAGAAAGTCGTTGACCTATAACAGCCTCAAGTTCCGGCGGGGGCCACGGAGAGGATGGTCGAGACCGTTTCCGATCGGATCGGGCAATGGTCAGAACAGGCTGAGCTGACGCGCGGTCTTCCGTTTTCTCCCGCCGCCTGCATCGCTGACTGTCAGGTCCACGGCTATGTCCTTCAGGAAAGGCGAAGGTGGCAGTGAGCGAATCGCGCCGCGCCAGAAGCGCTCCGCGGTGCGGCTGAGAAACAGCCGGTCCTTGGCGCGCGTCATGGCGACGTAGAACAGGCGTCGCTCCTCAGCCGTGGCGGGATCGTCCGCGACGGAAGACGTCCCCCAGGAGAACGGCATCAAACCCGCCTCCATGCCAACGACGAAGACCACCGGAAATTCCAGCCCCTTCGCCGCATGCATCGTGAGCAGGGAGACCCGATGGGCCCGCGCATCGTGAAAATCGGCCTCGGTCGACAGGGCGACCGCCTCGAAGAAGCGATCTGCCTCACCCCCGACGGCATCGGAAATGGCGAGCGCGTCGAGCCAACTCTTCGCCTCGGCAAGAGCCGCGTGATCGGCCCCGCCGGCGCGGCGCACTGTCCCCGCCGCTTCCGTGAGGCGGTGAGACAGGTCGCCTTCCGCTCCCTCCAGAGCTTCAAGAATGGCCCGCACGCCAGGATGTCCGGCGATTGGTGCCGGCGAGCTCTTGGCGAACGGGATGCCGGCACGCTCGAAAGCCGCGCGGAGGGTGAGCGACTGGGCATCCGTGCGATACAGCACCGCGCAGTCACCGAAGCCGAGGGCCTTGGCAGCCGCGCGCCCACCGTCGCCGCGGTTGGCCGTCAGCATGTCATGCCCGCCCATCAGCGCCTCAATCGTCGCGACGATGAATGCGGCCTCCGCTGTTTCGTCATCCGCGACATGAACCGCGATCTTAGGTCCCTCCGGGCGGAGGATGCCGTCGTCTGGCGCGCCGATGAAGCCGGTCGCTGCCCGCACGATCGTTCCGCTGGAGCGGTAGTTGCGGCCGAGCCGCATTGTGCTCGCGGAGGGAAAGTCGGACAGGAAGCGATCGAAACAGCCGGCATCCGCGCCACGGAAACCGTAGATCGCCTGGTCGGGATCCCCGATCACGCAGAGATTGCCGTTCTCGCCCGCGATCAGTCGCAACAGGCGATATTGCTGCGCGTCGACGTCCTGAAACTCGTCCGCGACGATATGCGAAAAGCGCGCGCGCCACAGGTCCGCGATATCGTCATACCGCTCCAGGAGATCGGCCGACAGGACCACGAGATCGTCGAAATCGACCCAGTTGCGCTCGCGCCCAATCCGCTCGAGCACGGGCCGCGCCTGCGCTTCAGCACCTTGGCCTGAAGCATCCGCTTCGCCGCGCTTGAGCACCGAGACGGCCTTGAGGAGGCGCGTGGCCTTGGCATCGCCGATGTCGAAGGCCGCGGCCAGAGCCTCTTGCCATTCCTTGTCTGTGGCGATGCGGAGGTCCGGACTGAACCCGGCCCGCTCGGCATGGGCACGCAGGATGGCCAGTCCCAGCGAATGGAAGCTGTGCACGGCGACGTCGCGCGCCGCCCCGGCGAGAAGCACGGCGAGGCGTGTCCGCAACTCCTCCGTCGCCTTCCGTGTGAAGGTGATCGCGAGGCAGGACGCGGCCGGTACGTCACAGTCCAGAACGAGATGCGCGATACGGTGGGTCAGCATGCGGGTCTTGCCAGAGCCCGGACCGGCGATCACGATCAAGGGACCTGAGATGGCCCGGGCAGCGCGCGTCTGGTCGGGGTCGAGGCCGGCCAGAACGCCCGTCTCGCCGGAGGATGCGGTGGAGGCCGCCTCAGGCATCGGCGCTTCGGGCGGTATGGTCCCGGCAGCGGTCTCTTCCGCCGCCGACGTTGTCCGGGGACGGGTCCGGCGCTGAATCGGGGCATCATCGAAGAGGGGACGGCTGCCCGCGATCCTGTCGATCTCACCCTCTTCGAAGAGTTTGATAACGCCATATTCGCCGTCATAGCCGGCATTGCGGATAACCTTCCCGGCGCGCAGCCGGGTCACCGCCTCACCCAGAAGCGGATGGACCCTTGCGACGTCCCCGGCGGGCAGTTCATCCAGCACGGACAATTCCGCGCCAAGCGCTGCGATGACGCGATCATAGGCTCCCGCCACTTTCTTGGAGGCAACGCCGCTGCCGACGATCTCCGACAGGATTTCCGGCAAAGGCACGAGGCTCGAGGCCTTGCCCGCCGTCGCCGGGATCACCGCGCCCTCCGCGCGATCGGCCAGCGCCTCCACACGATGCGCGACACCCACTGTCACGGGACGACCGCAGGCCGGGCAACGACCGCCGAGCCCGATCGTCTCCTTGGGATCGAGCCGCACACCGCAGGCGCGGTGGCCGTCCATGTGGTATTTGCCCTCCTCCGGAAAGAATTCGACCGTACCGACATAGCCTTCGCCGGTCTCCAGCGCGCGGCGCATGGCGAAATAGTCCGGCGCGCAGGAAAAGCGCGTCGCCTCGCGGCCGAGCTTGCCGGGCGAATGCGCGTCCGAATTGGAGGTCAGCCGGAAGCGGTCGAGCGAGGAGATACGCCAGTTCATCGCGGGATCGGACGACAGGCCGGTCTCGACCGCGAAAATATGCTGGCTGAGGTCGCGATAGCATTCGTCGATCGAGTCGAAGCCGGATTGGGAGCCCATCGCGGCAAACCAGGGCGTCCAGATATGAGCCGGCACCAGGTAGGAATCAGGCCCCGATTCCAGCGTCACCTCCAGCAGATCGCGCGAATCAAGACCAAGGATCGGCCGCCCGTCCGAGGCGATGTTGCCGATGCGGGCGAGGCGCGCGGCCAACCGGTCCGCCGCATCGAGGCCGGCGACATAGATCAGGTGATGGACCTTCCGCGTCTTCTCGCCCTTCTTGTAGATGGTCGAGATTTCGGTGCAGAGCATGAAGGAAACAGGCTGCCGGCAAACAGGCGGCAGGGTTTCAAATAGCGCGGTTTCGATCTCGGGCCGCAACCGGAACAGCCCGTTGCCCTCCGGCAGGAGCTTGTCCTTGATCTCCGCAAGCCAAGCCGGATGAACGCAGTCCCCGGTGCCGACAACCCTTATGCCCTTGCGCGCCGCCCACCAGAACAGATGTTCCAGATCAAGGTCACGACTGGTGGCGCGGGAATATTTGGAATGGATATGCAGGTCGGCGTGGAAGGTCATTGCACCCGGTCGACTGTCTTGCACACATAAGACGTTAAGCCACCATCGACATTAGCGTCTGGAAGAACGTTTCTCCAGCGCCGAACATCACGCGGCCCCGCCGCGAGGCGGAGCGCGCCAAGGCGGCGAGAAACCCCGACAAGGCCCCCGACCGAACCGCGCCGGATCGCCGTCTGGCTTGAAGGACTGTCACCTTGCAAATCTTTACAAGATTGACTGATCCGAGCTTGAAATTGACATCGATTTTCATGTTAACACGTTGATTTACAACAATTTCTTGCGTTGCGAAGGCATCCTGTCAATGTGTGTACAAGCCCATGCTCCAGCAGGAATGAGGAGACAGCCGTGTTGGACCAAGTTCGTCAAGATCGCCCGAGTTTCGCGTCCGCCGGGCGCCTTGAGCGCGGAGCCCTCACCGCAGGTGACCGCCCGCACAGAAGCTATTCCGAGCTGAAGGCCGAGGCTCTCTCCCGCTACCCCTCGGGCGTGGGTCCCGGTGGCATCACAGTGGACGACATCGTGCAGCTTCGCCTGCAGAATACCTTCGACACCCATCTCGACATCGCCCGCGCCATGGCCACGGTCGTCCGCTGGGATATGGCGCTGTATGATGCGGATACCTCGCGGTTCACCCAGTCGCTCGGCTGCTGGTCCGGCTTCCATGCGCAGCAGATGATCAAGTCGGTCAAGCGGCTGCGCGGCACTGCGCGTGGCGCCTATGTCTATCTGTCGGGGTGGATGGTCGCGGGGCTGCGCAATCGCTTTGGTCACCTGCCCGACCAGTCGATGCATGAAAAAACCGCCGTCGCCGACCTGATCGAAGAGATCTACGTCTCGTTGCGCCAGGCTGACGAGGTGGCTCTGAACGACCTGTTCCGTGCGCTCAAGGCGGCTCGCGCCACCGGCGACGCAAAGGCCGAAGCCGACGCGATCGCGGCGATCGATGGCTTCGAGACCCATGTCGTGCCGATCATCGCCGATATCGACGCCGGCTTTGGCAATGAGCATGCGACCTATCTGCTCGCCAAGGAGCTCATCAAGGCCGGGGCCTGTTGTCTGCAGATCGAGAATCAAGTCTCCGACGCGAAGCAATGCGGCCATCAGGACGGGAAGGTCACCGTCCCGCGCGAGGATTTCATCGAGAAACTGCGGGCGTGCCGGCTCGCCTTCGAGGAACTCGGCGTCACCGACGGCATCGTCGTCGCCCGCACGGATAGCCTGGGCGCCGGGCTGACCCAGAAAATACCGGTCAGCCAGCGGCCCGGCGACCTGGCTGCCGAATATACCAAATGGCTCAGAACGGAGCCTGTCACCAAGGAGAAGCCACTGCGCGAGGGCGATGTCGCTCTGTGGCAGGAGGGCCAGCTGGTCCGGCCTGAGCGGCTGGCGAACGGCCTCTTCCAGTTCCGCGAAGGCTCGGGACGGGCGCGTGTCATCGAGGACTGCATTGCTTTCATCAATGACGGCGGCGCGGACCTCCTGTGGATCGAGACAGACACGCCCAACGTCTCCGACATCGCATCGATCGTGGCCGAGATTCGCAAAGCGGCACCGGGCGCCAAGCTCGCGTACAATAACTCGCCGTCGTTCAACTGGACCTTGAACATCCGCAAACAAGTGCGGGCGGAATGGCTGGCCGCGGGCCGGATCTCCGCTGATGCCTATCCGGACGGAAACGCCCTTATGAAGGCCGACCTGGACGACAGCGAGCTTGGCCACGAGGCCGATGCCCGACTCGCCCGCTTCCAGGCCGACATCGCGGCGCAAGCCGGCGTGTTCCACAATCTCATCACCCTGCCGACCTTCCACCTGACCGCCAAGAGCGTCGACGAACTGGCCCAGGGTTACTTCGGCGCGGACCGGATGAAGGCCTATGTCAACACGGTGCAGCGTGAGGAAATCCGACGCGGCATCTCGGCGGTGAAGCATCAGCACGAGGTGGGTTCCGATCTCGGCGACAGCTTCAAGGAGATGGTCGCGGGCGAGCGCGCCCTGAAGGCCGGCGGCCACGCCAACACCATGAACCAGTTCGCGGCGGCCTGATCCGTCGCCGCGGCGGCGGCGCGGTCCGGCGGAAGCAAAGGCCCGGTCGACCGAGATTTCGGAGGCCGGCGCCGCAAGCCTCCCCTCCCCGCCCTAATTTCCAGGAATGAAGCAGGAGAATGAACATGACCTCCTATGAAAGACCAAAGCAGATCATCGGATATTGCCTTGAACCGCTTGACCTGGATGAAGATGCGCCGGCCACGCGCGAAACGGTCAGCCGGCTCGTCCATGTGATCCGCACATTGCAGCTTGCCATTGGCCCGACCGGCCCTGTCGCCGTCGATTTCTCGAAGATGCCCACACTCGTCATCAACGAAGCAGCCCATGGAGATGGCGTCTAGGACCGCATGTTGGGCGCGGATCCCTTCCTTTCAGGGGAGGGATCCGTGCTAATTCGATATTTTATCAAATCTGTTGACGCTCCATATTTTATCAAATACTGAACTCCCAAGGCTGCTCAAGCGGCTCAGGGAGGATTTCACATGTTCAACAAGCCGGCTCTCAAGGGAGCGATCGCGGCCGCGGTGTTGGTCTGCATGGCATGGCCGCAAATCACATCGGCCAAGGACACGGCGACGGAGTTGATCCTGGCGCAAGGCGCGGATCCTTTGGGCTTCAATCCCACACGCTTCTCCGCGCCCAACACGTCCTATCTGCACCAGCTCTATGACACGCTCGTCGAGATCGGGCCTGACGGCCAACCGCGCCCCGCGCTGGCGGAAAGCTGGGAGCGTTCGGCGGACGGACTGTCAGTCACCTTCAAGCTGCGCCCGGCGAAGTTCCATTCCGGACGTCCGCTGACCGCCCAGGACGTGGTCTACAGCGTGCGCTATCACCTCGATCCGGCCAACGCCGCGAACCTGATGGCGCGCCTCAGCGCGGTGAAGGATGTCGAGGCGCTCGATGATCGCACCGTCAAGCTCACCCTGTCGTCGCTGGCGCCGGGCCTCTACGATCTCCTCAGCGCGCTGTTCATACTCGACGAAAAGACGGTCGGGAACATCGCCCAGCAGGACGCCGGCAGCGGACCGTTCGTCGTGAAAAGCTGGACGCCCGGCGTGTCCTACACCATGGAGCGCTTCGCCGACCACTGGAGCAACGATCGCACCAAGCCCGATCGCATCACCGTGCGTATCGTGCCGGATGATGCCGCCGGCGCGGCCCTGCTCCAGACGCGGGCCGTGGATGTTCTCTATACCGCCGGCCCCCTCGCGCTGGCCCAGTTGAAGGATGCCGCCGGCACCAAGATCGAGCGCATCAAGCGCGCGCCGCGCAGCCACTATCTCGCCCTCAATACGTCGCGCGCGCCGCTCGACAACAAGCTGGTGCGCCAGGCGATCTCCCATGCCATCAACCGCGAGATGATCGCGTCAGTGGTCTACAACGACTTCGCGGCGCCGAGTTGCCAGCCCTGGGCGGAAAGCCACTGGGCCTATGCGCCGGCGGTCGACAAGCTCTGCGGCTATGATCTTGAGAAGGCCAAGGCGTTGATGAAGGAATCCGGCGTAGGTCCCTTCACCATGACGGTGAACACCTCCACCGATTCCTACGCGCCTGGCAGTGTCGACACGGCGCAGATCCTGAAGGAGGATCTGGCGGCGCTCGGTATCACCCTGAACATCGCCACCTATGAACCGGCGAAGGCGCGTGAACTCATCCTCGGCGCCAATTTCGACATGCTGCTGCACAACTACATCGAAGGCGGCAACGATCCTCAGTTCATCATCCCGAGCGCGATCTACGGGCCGACCAAGGGGCGCACCAAGTTCACGAGCCCGGCCTTCGAGGCGATCGTGGAGAAGGCGGGCAAAACGCTCGACCTCAACGAGCGCAAGGCGATCTATGCCGATATCTCGAAGCTGATCGCCGATGAAGCCTTCATGCTGCCGTTCGCCCATGAGTTCCGGCCTATCCCGATGGTCGACGGCGTGAAGAACTTCGAGATGGATGGGTCCGGCTTCTCGCTGTTGCAGCAGGTCGACGTCGCGCGCTGACGACTTCCGCACGCGTCAACGACCCGTTCATCCCGGCATCGCGGATCATCCATGTTCGGTTTCATCCTGAAACGGCTCCTCCAGGCCATTCCCGTCCTGCTCATCACGTCGTTGCTCATCTTCGTCGGCATGCGGCTGTCTCCCGGAGACCCCGCGACCATGCTGGCGGGCAATGACGCGACCGCTGAGATGATCGCGGCCGTCAGAAGCCGCCTCGGGCTCGATGAGAGCTATGCGACGCAATATGTGAAGTGGCTCGGGGCGTTGCTCACGGGTGATCTCGGCCGGTCCATGGTCAGCGGGCTACCGGTCTCACGCATCATGAGCGAGCGTATCGCGCCCACGCTCGAACTGGCTGTCGGCGGTCTTCTCGCGAGCCTCCTGCTTGGCGGTGTGCTCGGCACCCTGGCGGGCCTGCGTCCAGACTCGCTGTTGGACCGGCTGATCTCGGCGGTTGCGGCGCTGGGGCTGGCGGCGCCGATGTTCTGGACAGGCATGCTGCTCGTCGCCGTTTTCGGCGTCTCATTGAAATGGCTCCCGCCCGCCGGGAGGGTGCCTTTTTCCCAAGGCGTCGGCGCCGCGCTTGCCAGCCTCGCGATGCCGGTGGCGACACTCGCCATCGCCAACGCGCCGGTGATCATGCGCTTTCTGCGTGACAGCATCCAGGAGACGCGGCGCGCCGAATTTGTGCGCGCCGCCCATGCCAAGGGGCTATCGAGGACTGTGGTGGCGCGAGACTACATCGTGCGCAACTCGCTCATCCCAACCGTGACGGCGGCCGGCATTCTCCTTGGGAATCTCATCGGCGGCGCGGCCCTGGTCGAGATCGTCTTCTCCTGGCCGGGGATGGGCTCCCTGCTCGTCTCGGCCATGGGCAACCGCGACTATTCCGTCATCCAGGCGGTTCTGTTGATCGCGGTGTTCGGCTTTGTCTTCGCCAATCTCATCGTGGACCTGCTCTACGGGCTTCTTAATCCGAGAATTCGTCATGCCCAGCACTGAGCGGAAAAGCCGGGGCAGGCGCGGTTTCCTGATCGCGGTCGCGTTTCTCGTCATCGTCGGAGCCTTGGCGGTTCTGACACCCGCGCTGCCCTTCGCCCCCTACACTAAGATGTCGACGGCGCGCCTCATGCCTCCGTCGTTCCAGGCCTGGTTCGGCACGGACCAGTTCGGTCGCGACATTTTCGTACGGACGCTCTGGGGCTTGCAGGTCTCGCTCGTCATTGCTGGCGCCGCGGTCCTGACGTCACTTGCGATCGGCGTGCCGCTCGGCCTCACCGCCGCCTATTTCGGCCGCTGGAGCGATTCCCTCATCATGCGCGGCCTGGACGCGCTGCTGGCGTTCCCGTCTCTGCTGCTCGCCATCGGCGTGGCGGCGATCATAGGTCCCGGCGCGGTCAGCGCGACGATCGCGCTCGGCATCGTCGGCGTGCCGCAGATGGCACGCATCGCCCGTGGCGCGGCCCTCTCGGAACAGCAGGGGCTTTATGTCGATGCAGCGCGGGTTGTCGGCGTCGGCCCGTTCGGGATTATGGCAAGCCATCTTCTGCCCAACGTCCTGGCGCCGGTCGTGGTGCAGGCGACGCTCTATTTCGCCATCGCCATCCTCACCGAATCCGGGCTGAGCTTCATCGGCCTTGGTGTGCAGGTGCCGCGTCCATCACTTGGCGCGATGCTCAGCGACTCCCGCGCCTATACGGTATCGGCCCCCTGGTACGCGCTGGCGCCGGGTCTCACGATCACCGCCGTGGTGCTCGCGCTGAATATCGCCGCGGACGGCCTGCGCATGCGACTGGATCCGCAGCGATGACGATCATGACCCCAGCGGCAAAGACAGTCCCGGTGTCGACCGGCGCCTCATTCGAGGTCGAAGGCCTCACCGTGCGATTTGGCGGCAAGACCGCCGTCGACAACGTGTCCTTCCGTCTCGCCCCCGGCGAGGCGCTCGGCATCGTCGGCGAATCCGGCAGCGGAAAGAGCACGACCGCCATGGGCGCCGTCGGCCTGCTCGACCCTGAGGTCGCCGAGGTCGAGACGCGCCATGTGCGGCTCGACGCCACGGACCTGAGCGCCTTGAACGGGGCGCGACCCGGCGTTCTCGGCAGACGCATCGGCGTCGTCTTTCAGAACCCCATGGTCGCCCTCAACCCGGTCTTGACCATCGAGCGTCAACTCACGGACCACATGCGCCAACATCTGCGTCTCGACGCGCGGACGGCGCGTGCGCGGGCTCTGCGCCTCCTCGGGGAAGTCGGAATCACCGATGCCGAGCGGCGGCTATCCTTCTATCCCTTCCAGTTCTCTGGCGGCATGCTGCAACGGATCACCATCGCCATGGCACTCGCCTGCGATCCCGAGCTTCTGATCGCCGATGAGCCGACGACGGCCCTCGATGCGACGGTGCAGGCCGAGGTGGTCGACCTCATCCTGTCGATCCGGCGCGCACGCGGCCTCAGCCTCATCTGGATCACCCATGATCTGGCGCTGCTCAACCGTATCGCGGACCGGGTGGCCGTGATGTACGCGGGACGCCTGGTGGAGATCGGTCCGGCGGATGCGCTGCTGGATCACCCCTCGCATCCCTATGCCGCCGGGCTTCTCGCGAGCGTGCAGAGCCTCTGGACGGGCGAGGGCACGGAATTCCACACCATCGAGGGTTCACCGCCGGCCAACGGACCGGACATGCCGGGTTGCGCTTTCGCCCCGCGCTGTCCGCACGCGTTTGAGCGCTGCGCGACGCGGCCGCCGATGGCATCCCTTCCTGGCGCATCCGCACATGACGTCGCCTGCTGGCTGTTCAATTCCGAGGTGACGGCATGAGCATGCTTCTCGAACTCGACGATGTCTCCGTGACATTGCGCGGGCCGCGGCCCCATCCCTTCGCCGCGCCCACGCCGATCCACGCTTTACGCAAGGTGTCCCTCACTCTGGAAGCGGGTGAGACCCTCGCCTTGGTCGGCGAATCCGGGTCCGGCAAGAGCACGCTGGCCCGCGCCATCACGCGGCTCGTGCCGGCTGCGGGAGAAGCACGTTTCGATGGCATCGATATCCTGAGAGCCGACCGGGCCGGAATGCGCCGCGTGCGGCGCGGCCTGCAGATGGTGTTCCAGGATCCCTATTCCTCACTCAACCGTCGCAAGCGGATCTCCGATATCTTGACCGAGCCATTGAAAGTCCATGGCGTTGGCGACAGCCAGGAACGGCGCCGCCGGGTCGAGGCGTTGATCGCGCAGGTAGGACTGAACACCGACATGCTGCAGCGCTTCCCGGCGGCGCTCTCCGGCGGTCAGCGCCAGCGCATCTCCATCGCGCGGGCTCTCGCCCTGCAGCCACAACTGGTCATCTGCGATGAGGCCGTCTCGGCGCTGGACGTGTCGGTGCAGGCGCAGATCCTCAACCTGCTCGGCAGCCTGAAACGCAGCTACAAGCTCGCCTATCTCTTCATCACCCATGATCTCGGGGTGGTCAGGCGCTTCGCCGATCGCATCGCGGTGATGCACGCTGGGCGCATCATCGAAGTGGCACCGGCGGATGTGCTGTTCGCCCGCCCGCTGCATCCCTACACGCGGGCGCTGTTGTCGGCGGCCCCGCATCCGAGCCGAGACCGCCCGGCGCCGCAGCGCATCGTGTTGCGTGGTGAGCCGGTCAGCCCGCTGACCGAGCCGCCGGGCTGCCTGTTCGCCGGGCGTTGCCTGCATTTCCGCCCGGGTCTATGCGGAACGAGCGATCCCGCCCTGGCCGTACAGGGAGCTGGGCACCAGGTCGCTTGTCACCGGGTACGGGGTGGCCTGCCAGCCTGGATGGACGATGAGGCAACCGGAGGAGCGACACCATGACGATGGTTGCGACCGCGGCGACCGGCGGAGAAGACGACCGTCCGCTCAGCGAGACGATCGTGGCGCGGCTTGCGCAGCGCCTGCGCGATGAGATCCTGAGCGGAAACCTTCCCTCCGGAACGCGCCTCAAGCTGCGTGAACTGTCCGATCGCTTCGGCGTCAGCCAGATGCCGATCCGCGACGCGCTGGTGAAGCTGAGTTCGGAGGGGCTCGTCGAATTGCAGCCCAACCGGGGTGCGGCGGTGCGCAAGATCGACCATCAGTTCATCGAGAACATGTTCGATATCCGCATGATGCTCGAAGAACTCTTGGTCCGGCGGGCCATCGAACGGTCGAGCGATGCCGAACTCTCCGGCCTGCGTCCCCTCGCCGTCAAACATGCGGAGATGGCGGCGAGCGGCGACTTTCGCGCCCTCATGGCCGCGAATCTGGCGTTTCACGGGCGCATCACCGACCTTGCGCGCAATGCCGAGGCGGCGCGCATTCTCGATCAAGGCTGGGAGCTGATCTACTCCCTGCGCGGGCAGACCGGCTATGCCGAAGGGCGCCTGGACGAAATCATCGATGAACACAACCAGCTTGTCGCCGCCATCGAGGCCCGCGACGTCGAGACCGCCGGCCGGTTGGCCCGTCAGCACGTGCAGCGCTCGCGCGATGACGCGCTGGCGCGATTCAAGCTTCGATGACCGCCCATCGGCCCCGTCCATCCAGCAGAGAGTAAGATTGTGAAGATCAAGGCAATCCGCAGCTTTCCCGTCCGCATTGGCGATCGCAATCAGCTCCTCGTCAAGGTGGAGACGGACGCCGGCATCCATGGCTGGGGCGAATCCGGCCTCGCCACGCGGGAGCGTGCCGTCATGGGCGTGATCGAGCACTATGAGAAATTCCTCATCGGGCAGGATGTCTTCGCCATCGGCGCGCTATGGCAGGAGATGTACCGCAGCCAGTATTTCGAGGGCGGCCGCGTGTTGACGGCAGCCATTTCGGCCATCGACATCGCGCTGTACGACATCAAGGGCAAGGCGCTCGGCGTGCCTGTCTATGAATTGCTCGGCGGCCGGCATCGCCACCATGTGCCGACTTTCGCGTCATTGAAGGGCAGCACCCTCGACGTGGTGCTGGAGCGCGGCCGCGCCGTGCGCGAGGCAGGCTGGACCTGCATTCGCCTGCTCGTCGATGTCGGCGCGCCGGGCGCGCGTTTCGAACCCTGGGAAGCCGTTGCGCGCTATGCCGAGTGGTTGCCGCGCCTGCGTCAGGAGCTGGGCATCGGCGTGTGCCTTGGCATAGACCTGCATCATCGGCTGACGGTGGCGGAGACGGCCGCGTTGTGTCAGCGGATGCCGGCCGGCACGCTCGATTTCGTCGAGGAGCCGATCCGCGACGAGGATCCGGCGTCCTATGCGGCTCTGCGCCGGCTGACGCCCGTGCCCTTCGCCGTCGGTGAGGAGTTTTCCTCGAAATGGCAGTTCCTGCCTTATATCGAGCAGCGTTTGACCGAATACGCCCGGCTCGACGTCTGCAATGTCGGCGGCTTCACCGAGGCGATGAAGGTGGCCGGCTGGTGCGAGGCGCACTACATCGACCTGATGCCGCATAACCCGCTCGGGCCGATCTGTATCGCCGCGAGCGTGCATCTCGCCGCAGCCGTCCCGAATTTCGCATGGCTCGAATGCCGCGAGACGCCCGGCGAGGAGTATCGCCGGTATGACAGCGGCATCTTCCGCAGCCGCCCGCAGCTGGAAGGCACGATGTATCCCGTGCCCTCCACGCCTGGCCTCGGCATCGAGATCGATGAGGAAGCCCTGGCGAAAGCCGGCGCGTTCCAGTTCGTCGAAATGCCACATCTGAAACGCGACGACGGCTCCCATACCAACTGGTAGGGTCGGCACGAGAGCGCGAACGACACCCGCCGGACCATGCCGCCGGCGATCCCACAAATGGGCAAGCCGGGCCAACAAGCCCATCCAGGGGACATCAGCGGTTCCCCCCATGCCCTACGAAACGCGTGACTGGACAATTGCCCGTCTTCGGTCAACTTTGGCGCCGCCCCGCGTCGCGTGGACGGGAAAGACGCCTCAAGCTCTTCCCTTCCGCCTGCGTCCGGTGGCATCCGGCGTAAGGGTTGACGGAGAGGCTTCTGGCCAGGGACGATCACATCGTAG
Proteins encoded in this region:
- a CDS encoding Peptide/nickel transport system substrate-binding protein translates to MFNKPALKGAIAAAVLVCMAWPQITSAKDTATELILAQGADPLGFNPTRFSAPNTSYLHQLYDTLVEIGPDGQPRPALAESWERSADGLSVTFKLRPAKFHSGRPLTAQDVVYSVRYHLDPANAANLMARLSAVKDVEALDDRTVKLTLSSLAPGLYDLLSALFILDEKTVGNIAQQDAGSGPFVVKSWTPGVSYTMERFADHWSNDRTKPDRITVRIVPDDAAGAALLQTRAVDVLYTAGPLALAQLKDAAGTKIERIKRAPRSHYLALNTSRAPLDNKLVRQAISHAINREMIASVVYNDFAAPSCQPWAESHWAYAPAVDKLCGYDLEKAKALMKESGVGPFTMTVNTSTDSYAPGSVDTAQILKEDLAALGITLNIATYEPAKARELILGANFDMLLHNYIEGGNDPQFIIPSAIYGPTKGRTKFTSPAFEAIVEKAGKTLDLNERKAIYADISKLIADEAFMLPFAHEFRPIPMVDGVKNFEMDGSGFSLLQQVDVAR
- the gsiC gene encoding Glutathione transport system permease protein GsiC, whose amino-acid sequence is MFGFILKRLLQAIPVLLITSLLIFVGMRLSPGDPATMLAGNDATAEMIAAVRSRLGLDESYATQYVKWLGALLTGDLGRSMVSGLPVSRIMSERIAPTLELAVGGLLASLLLGGVLGTLAGLRPDSLLDRLISAVAALGLAAPMFWTGMLLVAVFGVSLKWLPPAGRVPFSQGVGAALASLAMPVATLAIANAPVIMRFLRDSIQETRRAEFVRAAHAKGLSRTVVARDYIVRNSLIPTVTAAGILLGNLIGGAALVEIVFSWPGMGSLLVSAMGNRDYSVIQAVLLIAVFGFVFANLIVDLLYGLLNPRIRHAQH
- the dppC gene encoding Dipeptide transport system permease protein DppC is translated as MPSTERKSRGRRGFLIAVAFLVIVGALAVLTPALPFAPYTKMSTARLMPPSFQAWFGTDQFGRDIFVRTLWGLQVSLVIAGAAVLTSLAIGVPLGLTAAYFGRWSDSLIMRGLDALLAFPSLLLAIGVAAIIGPGAVSATIALGIVGVPQMARIARGAALSEQQGLYVDAARVVGVGPFGIMASHLLPNVLAPVVVQATLYFAIAILTESGLSFIGLGVQVPRPSLGAMLSDSRAYTVSAPWYALAPGLTITAVVLALNIAADGLRMRLDPQR
- a CDS encoding Peptide/nickel transport system ATP-binding protein/oligopeptide transport system ATP-binding protein, giving the protein MTIMTPAAKTVPVSTGASFEVEGLTVRFGGKTAVDNVSFRLAPGEALGIVGESGSGKSTTAMGAVGLLDPEVAEVETRHVRLDATDLSALNGARPGVLGRRIGVVFQNPMVALNPVLTIERQLTDHMRQHLRLDARTARARALRLLGEVGITDAERRLSFYPFQFSGGMLQRITIAMALACDPELLIADEPTTALDATVQAEVVDLILSIRRARGLSLIWITHDLALLNRIADRVAVMYAGRLVEIGPADALLDHPSHPYAAGLLASVQSLWTGEGTEFHTIEGSPPANGPDMPGCAFAPRCPHAFERCATRPPMASLPGASAHDVACWLFNSEVTA
- a CDS encoding putative peptide ABC transporter ATP-binding protein y4tS (Evidence 3 : Putative function from multiple computational evidences): MSMLLELDDVSVTLRGPRPHPFAAPTPIHALRKVSLTLEAGETLALVGESGSGKSTLARAITRLVPAAGEARFDGIDILRADRAGMRRVRRGLQMVFQDPYSSLNRRKRISDILTEPLKVHGVGDSQERRRRVEALIAQVGLNTDMLQRFPAALSGGQRQRISIARALALQPQLVICDEAVSALDVSVQAQILNLLGSLKRSYKLAYLFITHDLGVVRRFADRIAVMHAGRIIEVAPADVLFARPLHPYTRALLSAAPHPSRDRPAPQRIVLRGEPVSPLTEPPGCLFAGRCLHFRPGLCGTSDPALAVQGAGHQVACHRVRGGLPAWMDDEATGGATP